The following are encoded in a window of Gopherus flavomarginatus isolate rGopFla2 chromosome 10, rGopFla2.mat.asm, whole genome shotgun sequence genomic DNA:
- the LOC127030053 gene encoding protein maestro-like, whose translation MGSGPRPRAFSVQALESVLFKVGNARLMRELREQRTWILLENPQTHHEGVCLLVSVLLRSELVTLEIIQNLLPWVNSPTENYRVTGTAFLAQLMSDPMLREKKFLKSVLHILEERSQDRNSIVRQMAVRGLGNIVDGAPEKVKKHKKFLLDILIGALHDIFSSEVIGESMKALAKVLKELKEKDIGSSFRVLTQQIRTCFDDEDDALRSMAFVLFGILAQLTKKKWKAYFSEQVRKSWVTLLLHLQDPNPQVSMKCRATFHLCFPFLGLKRFQHAINKHLGGTDELKPTELQEDICRHLAKENAELLENLYKTTLTYFYSSWEGIRAAAAKLAGFIREHTDMQRMKWLDLEYLLMSLRVLEKDPSSTVQLVATEIISDICSGRVLEE comes from the exons atgGGGTCAGGACCTCgaccgcgagc GTTTTCTGTCCAGGCATTAGAATCTGTGCTTTTCAAAGTTGGAAATGCGAGACTGATGAGAGAACTCAGGGAGCAGAGAACGTGGATTCTGCTTGAAAACCCCCAGACTCACCATGAGGGAGTGTGTCTGCTGGTGAG TGTTCTGCTAAGATCTGAACTAGTAACACTTGAGATCATCCAGAACCTCCTCCCCTGGGTGAATTCCCCGACAGAAAACTACCGAGTCACGGGCACAGCTTTCCTTGCCCAG CTAATGAGTGATCCCATGCTCAGGGAGAAGAAGTTCCTTAAGAGTGTCTTACACATCTTGGAAGAAAGGTCACAGGATAGGAACAGCATTGTCCGTCAGATGGCTGTAAGAGGCCTGGGAAATATAGTCGATGGGGCGCCTGAGAAG GTGAAAAAGCACAAGAAGTTTCTTCTGGACATACTGATCGGGGCCTTACATGACATTTTCAGTTCTGAAGTCATTGGCGAGAGCATGAAAGCACTGGCCAAAGTCCTCAAGGAGCTGAAAGAGAAGGACATCGGTTCTTCCTTCAGAGTCCTCACCCAACAGATCCGGACCTGCTTTGACGAT GAGGATGATGCCCTTCGCTCAATGGCCTTTGTCCTATTTGGCATCCTGGCTCAGTTgacaaagaaaaaatggaaggCCTATTTCTCCGAGCAGGTTCGAAAGAGCTGGGTCACACTTCTGCTGCACCTGCAAGACCCAAACCCCCAGGTTTCAATG AAATGCAGAGCTACGTTTCACCTCTGTTTCCCGTTTTTGGGACTGAAGAGATTCCAGCATGCGATTAATAAGCACCTTGGTGGCACAGACGAGCTGAAGCCTACAGAGCTCCAGGAGGACATTTGCAGACACCTT GCCAAAGAGAATGCAGAACTGCTGGAGAACTTATACAAAACCACCCTCACGTACTTCTACAGCAGCTGGGAAGGGATCCGGGCAGCTGCCGCCAAGTTAGCTG GCTTCATCCGGGAACACACAGACATGCAGCGTATGAAATGGCTGGACCTGGAATATCTGCTGATGT CTCTCCGGGTCCTAGAGAAAGACCCAAGTTCCACTGTCCAGCTGGTGGCAACTGAGATCATAAGTGACATCTGTTCTGGTCGAGTGCTTGAGGAATGA
- the LOC127058935 gene encoding maestro heat-like repeat-containing protein family member 2B isoform X1 translates to MNRDTTELWRSLGEDPLLATQVLQVLIEKIKTSTSQEGSVTSETETDRHLAAAEPLSAIYAIFQVVSALQSSKAVQELLPELFPVLLQQVSRTLGQKMPLPVISSPSLGQRDRQHTEGNPCR, encoded by the exons ATGAACCG TGACACCACTGAACTGTGGAGATCTCTGGGGGAAGACCCCTTGCTTGCCACTCAAGTCCTACAGGTCCTAATAGAAAAAATAAAGACTTCAACAAGCCAAGAAGGAAGCGTCACCTCAGAGACTGAAACTGACAGGCATTTGGCAGCTGCTGAACCTCTCTCA GCAATATATGCCATCTTTCAGGTGGTGTCAGCACTGCAGTCGAGCAAAGCCGTgcaggagctgctcccagagttgTTTCCTGTTCTCCTGCAGCAGGTCAGCCGAACCTTAGGCCAAAAGATGCCTTTGCCAGTGATCAGCAGCCCGAGCCTAGGCCAAAGAGACCGACAACATACTGAAGGCAACCCTTGCCGGTAA
- the LOC127058935 gene encoding maestro heat-like repeat-containing protein family member 2B isoform X2 — protein MNRDTTELWRSLGEDPLLATQVLQVLIEKIKTSTSQEGSVTSETETDRHLAAAEPLSVVSALQSSKAVQELLPELFPVLLQQVSRTLGQKMPLPVISSPSLGQRDRQHTEGNPCR, from the exons ATGAACCG TGACACCACTGAACTGTGGAGATCTCTGGGGGAAGACCCCTTGCTTGCCACTCAAGTCCTACAGGTCCTAATAGAAAAAATAAAGACTTCAACAAGCCAAGAAGGAAGCGTCACCTCAGAGACTGAAACTGACAGGCATTTGGCAGCTGCTGAACCTCTCTCA GTGGTGTCAGCACTGCAGTCGAGCAAAGCCGTgcaggagctgctcccagagttgTTTCCTGTTCTCCTGCAGCAGGTCAGCCGAACCTTAGGCCAAAAGATGCCTTTGCCAGTGATCAGCAGCCCGAGCCTAGGCCAAAGAGACCGACAACATACTGAAGGCAACCCTTGCCGGTAA